A single genomic interval of Chloracidobacterium validum harbors:
- a CDS encoding TIGR04222 domain-containing membrane protein, with translation MSTYLVNPSKAYPSQPANQPSAQQPNQWVAWLLGTAWLVLLGCFTYVIIKLPKTDFLWGYLLSCLGVIGTLYFLRYVSEPVEDLPKLDTSDPYRLAYLRGRANEALRVAAALLIERQALVVIRDQNGSVTELVKAPDCDPKQFEFPIERAVLDFFTVPRPSEEMFQKDGLKARVDDLYKEDLVNRGFLPTEAQETRRTWRVCFAWCFIAVVGLTKIVVALLAGRYTIGFTIVIFLAAFFWAAAFIGDYRTRLGDYVLESLASLYEGLRQQSTALKTRGAAAQLALVAGVYGLSAMPAEAFPDVRETFRQASSGSSCGSSCGSSCGGDGGGGDGGGCGGGCGGCS, from the coding sequence ATGAGTACTTACTTAGTGAACCCATCAAAAGCCTATCCATCTCAGCCTGCAAACCAACCTTCCGCACAGCAGCCCAACCAGTGGGTAGCGTGGCTCCTCGGCACGGCGTGGCTGGTGCTACTGGGGTGCTTCACCTACGTCATCATCAAGTTGCCCAAGACGGACTTTCTCTGGGGCTACTTGCTATCCTGTCTCGGCGTGATTGGAACACTGTACTTCTTGCGGTACGTGTCAGAACCGGTCGAGGACCTGCCAAAGCTTGATACATCCGACCCATACCGTCTGGCCTATCTGCGCGGGCGGGCGAATGAAGCCTTACGGGTGGCGGCGGCCCTGCTGATCGAGCGCCAGGCGCTGGTGGTTATCCGTGACCAGAATGGCAGCGTGACCGAACTTGTCAAGGCACCTGACTGTGACCCGAAGCAGTTCGAGTTCCCTATTGAGCGCGCCGTGTTGGACTTTTTCACCGTACCACGTCCCTCAGAAGAGATGTTTCAAAAGGACGGACTCAAAGCGCGGGTGGATGATCTCTACAAGGAAGACCTCGTCAACAGAGGCTTCCTCCCGACTGAAGCGCAGGAAACGCGCCGCACGTGGCGTGTGTGCTTTGCGTGGTGTTTCATCGCCGTGGTTGGGCTGACCAAGATTGTGGTCGCGCTGCTTGCCGGGCGTTACACTATCGGCTTCACGATAGTCATTTTCCTGGCGGCTTTCTTCTGGGCGGCTGCGTTTATCGGCGACTATCGGACGCGCCTTGGCGACTACGTTCTGGAGTCGTTGGCTTCGCTCTATGAAGGCTTGCGGCAACAGTCCACGGCGCTCAAAACCCGCGGCGCGGCGGCGCAGCTTGCGTTGGTGGCCGGCGTCTATGGCTTGAGCGCCATGCCGGCCGAGGCATTTCCCGACGTGAGAGAAACCTTCCGGCAGGCATCCTCTGGCTCTTCCTGCGGTAGCTCCTGCGGTAGTAGCTGCGGTGGTGACGGTGGCGGCGGCGATGGCGGTGGTTGCGGAGGGGGCTGTGGTGGGTGCAGCTAA
- a CDS encoding DUF692 domain-containing protein, translated as MRPMAPVTDRVGLGWRALLAADILANLDRIDVVEVIADDYFDAPQRDRQALRLLGRQVPLVLHGVSLGLASTVPVDVVRLDHMARLIEDVEPWFWSEHLAFVRGGGVEIGHLAAPPRTAATIEGTARNLATTRTIVGSAPLVENVSTLFEPPGSTLDEATWLRGVLAATENDLLLDLHNLYTNGCNCDFDPYDVIANLPLERVGCIHIAGGKWVQATRFPGRRRLDDHRHATPPPVFDLLTEVARRARQPLVVILERDGDYPAFDELLAELDAARAALAHGRAAQLAKPDVVATI; from the coding sequence ATGCGACCGATGGCGCCTGTAACCGACCGGGTTGGTCTTGGATGGCGCGCGCTGCTCGCGGCCGACATCCTGGCCAACCTCGACCGCATAGACGTTGTGGAAGTCATCGCCGACGACTACTTCGATGCGCCTCAGCGCGACCGCCAGGCCCTGCGTCTGCTTGGGCGACAAGTGCCGCTGGTACTGCACGGCGTGTCATTGGGTTTGGCTTCAACCGTTCCGGTGGATGTGGTTCGACTCGATCACATGGCGCGGCTCATCGAGGATGTCGAACCGTGGTTTTGGTCGGAACACTTGGCCTTTGTCCGTGGCGGTGGCGTCGAAATCGGTCATCTGGCCGCTCCGCCACGGACGGCGGCGACCATCGAAGGAACAGCCCGCAATCTGGCAACGACGCGAACCATTGTAGGTAGTGCGCCACTAGTCGAGAACGTATCCACCCTGTTTGAGCCGCCCGGCAGTACGCTGGATGAAGCCACATGGTTGCGCGGTGTCTTGGCCGCAACCGAAAACGATCTCCTGCTGGATTTGCACAACCTCTACACCAATGGGTGTAACTGTGACTTTGACCCGTATGACGTCATTGCCAACCTGCCGCTTGAGCGGGTGGGGTGCATACACATTGCCGGCGGCAAGTGGGTTCAGGCCACGCGCTTTCCAGGACGGCGGCGGCTGGACGATCATCGGCATGCCACACCGCCGCCTGTGTTTGATTTGCTGACCGAAGTTGCGCGTCGCGCCCGGCAACCGCTGGTCGTGATTCTGGAGCGGGACGGCGACTACCCAGCGTTTGACGAACTCCTTGCCGAACTGGATGCCGCCCGCGCTGCCCTGGCTCACGGACGCGCGGCACAATTGGCTAAACCCGATGTCGTCGCCACAATTTGA
- the rodA gene encoding rod shape-determining protein RodA yields the protein MQERPWRDFDWPLLAALTLLCVASIVALYSTNAAPGGATEWHQKFWVKQLAWCGIGYVAFFWVARLNFQRVFDAAPYVYGVTILLLIAVLIVGVKINGQRCWIRLGPLGTLQPSEFAKLATILLAARILRPIGADGLTWRQLALLAAVVLLPVGLILRQPDAGTALTFFPPIAVLIFLSGLSWRWVTASAIVGLVLGPLLFVFVIEPRLKQYQRDRINVTWNAIFYPERLQDRQTREGFGYQTLQSMIAVGSGGILGKGFRGGTQSQGGFVPEHHSDFIASVIAEEFGLVGSLSVLALLLFIILHSANVAGRSRERFSMLVLAGYMALLAFHVIINFGMVVGLVPIMGIPLPLLSAGGSSLLMTFVSLGLVANVHGRRFSN from the coding sequence ATGCAGGAGCGTCCGTGGCGTGACTTTGACTGGCCCCTTCTGGCGGCTCTGACGCTCTTGTGCGTGGCGAGCATCGTGGCGCTTTACAGCACCAATGCCGCGCCGGGGGGCGCCACGGAATGGCATCAGAAGTTTTGGGTCAAGCAACTAGCCTGGTGTGGCATTGGTTACGTGGCTTTCTTTTGGGTGGCGCGCCTGAACTTCCAGCGCGTTTTCGATGCGGCGCCCTATGTGTATGGCGTGACGATTCTTCTGCTCATTGCGGTCTTGATCGTTGGCGTCAAGATCAATGGCCAGCGGTGCTGGATTCGCCTCGGTCCGCTCGGCACGCTTCAGCCATCCGAGTTTGCCAAGCTGGCCACCATCTTGCTGGCGGCACGGATATTGCGGCCGATTGGCGCCGATGGCCTGACTTGGCGGCAACTTGCGCTGCTGGCCGCGGTCGTCCTGTTGCCAGTTGGGCTGATCCTCCGGCAACCAGACGCCGGAACCGCGCTGACTTTCTTTCCACCCATCGCCGTGCTGATCTTTCTGAGCGGACTTTCCTGGCGGTGGGTAACGGCTTCCGCCATCGTCGGCCTCGTGCTCGGGCCACTCCTGTTTGTGTTCGTGATCGAGCCGCGCCTGAAGCAGTACCAGCGGGATCGCATCAACGTCACCTGGAACGCGATTTTTTATCCAGAGCGATTACAGGATCGTCAAACACGTGAAGGCTTTGGCTATCAAACATTACAGTCCATGATTGCCGTCGGATCAGGCGGCATCTTGGGGAAGGGATTTCGGGGAGGAACGCAGAGTCAAGGCGGATTTGTACCGGAACACCACTCGGACTTCATCGCTTCGGTCATCGCCGAAGAGTTTGGACTGGTGGGTTCTCTGAGCGTCCTTGCGTTGCTTCTTTTCATCATATTACACTCTGCAAACGTTGCGGGACGTTCACGAGAACGGTTTTCAATGCTTGTTCTAGCCGGCTATATGGCTCTCCTGGCATTTCACGTCATCATCAACTTTGGCATGGTGGTTGGGCTTGTCCCGATTATGGGTATTCCGTTGCCGCTGTTGAGCGCCGGTGGTTCATCGCTGCTGATGACGTTCGTAAGCTTGGGCCTAGTTGCAAACGTGCACGGAAGGCGCTTCTCAAATTGA
- the lon gene encoding endopeptidase La — translation MATPITQELSSDLPLTGEGTLEIPDKLPLLPLRDIVIFPFIIVPLFVQREKSQRAVESVLPNQRLIVLATQRDPNHEDPTDADLHRVGTIAAVMRLLKMGDGRVRVLVQGLARAALVNVTDEAGYLQAEVHPIVETPVEMSLEVEALIRAVKGLLERIVTLGKQISAEVLAIAASLDDPGRLADLCASNLEAKIDDAQAILEETDPVARLRRVHDLMAREVGVLTVQQEISSQAKGEMDRSQREFYLRQQLKAIQQELGEISDLGDEVASYQEKIAEGQLPARAREEAVRQLKRLERLHPDAAEAGLLRTYLDTLLALPWGISSEDHIDLSQVKAVLDADHHGLETVKERILEALAVRRLKPDAKGLLLCLVGPPGVGKTSLGRSVARAIGRKFVHISLGGVHDEAEIRGHRRTYVGAMPGRIIMGLQQAGANNPLMLLDEVDKLGHDFRGDPASALLEVLDPEQNHAFRDNYLGVPFDLSKVMFMLTANVTDTIQPALRDRLEIVRLPGYTQEEKLAIARRHLVKKQMAETGLTSQHINLTNSALRRLIAQYTREAGVRQLEREIGKVCRKVARRVAEGETQKMVITATTLPDYLGIPKFTMDAILDQDRIGVAAGLAWTSVGGDVMHVESLLLRGKGSLLLTGKLGDVMKESAHAALSYAKSRARELGIEPDVFSQHDLHIHIPEGAIPKDGPSAGITLATAMVSALARRPVKRAVAMTGEITLRGDVLPVGGIREKVLAARRAGIKVIILPVKNRPDVEDIAADLIKGLKFVYVREVSEVLATALGKPAKHAPAKNGKS, via the coding sequence TTGGCAACACCAATCACACAGGAGCTATCCAGCGATCTCCCGCTAACCGGCGAGGGGACACTAGAAATTCCCGATAAGCTGCCACTTCTCCCACTGCGCGACATTGTCATTTTTCCGTTCATCATCGTGCCGCTTTTCGTGCAGCGCGAGAAGTCACAACGGGCCGTCGAAAGCGTGTTGCCAAACCAAAGGCTGATCGTGCTCGCCACCCAGCGTGACCCAAATCATGAAGACCCGACGGACGCCGATTTACATCGGGTTGGCACGATTGCGGCCGTTATGCGGTTGCTCAAGATGGGCGATGGGCGGGTGCGTGTCCTGGTTCAGGGATTAGCTCGCGCCGCCCTTGTGAACGTGACCGACGAGGCGGGCTACTTGCAGGCGGAAGTCCACCCGATTGTGGAAACACCCGTCGAGATGAGCCTTGAAGTCGAGGCGCTCATCCGCGCGGTCAAAGGACTGCTTGAGCGCATCGTCACGCTCGGCAAGCAAATCTCGGCGGAGGTCCTCGCCATTGCGGCCTCGCTCGACGACCCAGGGCGCTTGGCTGACTTGTGTGCGTCCAACCTCGAAGCCAAAATTGACGACGCCCAAGCCATTCTCGAAGAAACCGATCCGGTTGCGCGTTTGCGACGTGTTCATGACCTCATGGCGCGGGAAGTTGGGGTCCTGACGGTTCAGCAGGAAATCAGTAGCCAGGCCAAGGGCGAGATGGACCGCTCCCAGCGGGAGTTTTACCTGCGGCAGCAGCTCAAGGCCATCCAGCAAGAGCTGGGGGAAATTTCCGATCTGGGCGACGAAGTTGCCAGCTATCAGGAAAAAATTGCGGAAGGTCAGCTCCCGGCCCGCGCCCGCGAAGAAGCCGTACGGCAGCTCAAGCGGCTTGAACGTCTCCACCCAGACGCGGCCGAGGCCGGGCTATTGCGTACCTACCTCGATACGCTACTGGCGCTTCCGTGGGGTATCAGCTCGGAAGACCACATTGACCTGTCACAAGTCAAAGCAGTCCTCGATGCCGACCACCACGGCCTTGAAACCGTCAAGGAGCGTATTCTCGAAGCCTTGGCCGTGCGTCGCCTCAAGCCGGATGCCAAGGGGCTTCTGCTTTGTTTAGTTGGACCACCGGGCGTCGGCAAGACCTCGCTCGGGCGCTCGGTCGCCAGAGCGATTGGACGGAAATTCGTCCATATTTCGCTTGGCGGCGTCCATGATGAAGCTGAAATTCGCGGGCATCGCCGAACCTACGTGGGCGCGATGCCGGGCCGCATCATCATGGGGCTGCAACAGGCCGGGGCCAACAACCCGCTGATGCTGCTCGATGAGGTGGACAAGCTCGGTCACGATTTTCGCGGCGATCCCGCGTCAGCCTTGCTGGAGGTGCTTGACCCCGAACAAAACCACGCCTTTCGGGACAACTACCTTGGCGTGCCGTTCGACTTGTCAAAAGTGATGTTCATGCTGACGGCCAATGTCACGGACACCATTCAACCGGCGCTCCGCGACCGGCTCGAAATCGTTCGACTGCCGGGCTACACCCAGGAAGAAAAGCTCGCCATTGCCCGTCGCCATCTGGTCAAAAAGCAAATGGCCGAAACTGGGCTTACCAGCCAGCACATCAATCTGACCAACAGCGCCCTGCGCCGGCTCATCGCCCAGTACACCCGCGAGGCAGGCGTCCGCCAACTCGAGCGCGAGATTGGCAAAGTCTGCCGCAAAGTCGCCCGGCGCGTCGCCGAGGGAGAAACCCAAAAGATGGTCATTACGGCGACGACATTGCCCGATTACCTGGGTATTCCCAAGTTCACGATGGATGCCATTTTGGACCAGGATCGAATTGGCGTTGCGGCCGGCCTCGCCTGGACCAGCGTGGGCGGTGACGTTATGCACGTTGAATCGCTGCTGCTGCGCGGAAAAGGCAGCCTGCTCCTCACCGGCAAGCTTGGAGACGTGATGAAGGAGTCCGCCCACGCGGCGCTATCGTATGCCAAGTCGCGCGCCCGCGAGCTGGGCATCGAACCCGATGTCTTCTCCCAGCACGACCTGCACATTCACATTCCCGAAGGCGCGATTCCCAAGGATGGACCATCCGCCGGAATCACGCTCGCAACGGCCATGGTCTCGGCGCTGGCCCGCCGTCCAGTCAAGCGCGCGGTGGCCATGACCGGTGAAATTACCTTACGCGGCGATGTGCTGCCGGTCGGCGGCATTCGTGAAAAAGTCCTTGCCGCGCGCCGTGCCGGGATCAAGGTCATCATCCTTCCGGTCAAGAACCGGCCGGATGTCGAAGACATTGCGGCCGACCTGATCAAAGGCTTGAAGTTTGTGTACGTCCGCGAGGTGAGTGAAGTCCTGGCTACGGCGCTCGGCAAACCAGCAAAGCATGCACCTGCCAAAAACGGCAAATCGTAG
- a CDS encoding nitrogenase component 1, producing the protein MQLNVLQRINACSSKHAPLSMCQAFGSLRVMMRVEGIVPILVGNAGCVYGLDFVSHFYAARKSVLTPVYTAADLTNGRIEDRTRAAVAETIAQFNPRIIALITLCNEETVGLAIDAIAKDYAARAKDDPTFPLVVPMHVPGYGVKSHAEAKDIATSQLLKCLVERDGLPPRQTDTASTIGEVFPADPLYLEQLLAKLGVRLVAHIPARTIGDFRKVLSVGVNVTLHPFYTKTCALLAKYKIPSMGCTPVGVEGTRTWIERIGKAFNIRPSLIEELAERESQAVAEVFARTPVRGRIIVAGYEGSELMVARLLIEAGAEVPYVSTNIGQTPFTKEDEAWLEARGTTIVFRKTFDQDVIAVDELKPDLVLGTTALAAHAKERGIPSMYFTNIFASRPLFLSQGAQTITELVNQAIGRRSAYQRLTDFFADVPTDPAAAFSPEAILVE; encoded by the coding sequence ATGCAACTCAACGTTCTTCAGCGTATCAACGCCTGTAGCTCCAAGCACGCCCCACTTTCGATGTGTCAGGCTTTTGGTAGCCTGCGTGTCATGATGCGCGTCGAGGGGATTGTTCCCATTTTGGTCGGCAACGCCGGCTGCGTCTATGGACTCGACTTCGTGTCACACTTTTATGCGGCGCGAAAGTCAGTGCTCACGCCGGTTTACACTGCCGCCGATCTCACCAACGGCCGAATTGAAGATCGGACGCGCGCTGCCGTTGCCGAAACCATTGCCCAATTCAACCCCCGGATCATCGCGCTCATCACCCTGTGCAATGAAGAAACCGTCGGGTTGGCCATTGATGCCATTGCCAAGGACTATGCCGCGCGCGCCAAGGATGACCCGACGTTTCCGTTGGTGGTGCCCATGCATGTCCCCGGTTATGGCGTCAAATCGCATGCCGAAGCCAAGGACATTGCAACCTCGCAGCTTTTGAAGTGCTTGGTGGAACGGGATGGGCTGCCGCCGCGGCAAACCGACACAGCTTCGACCATTGGAGAAGTGTTTCCGGCGGATCCGCTTTATCTGGAGCAACTGCTGGCCAAGCTTGGGGTTCGGCTGGTGGCCCATATTCCGGCGCGCACGATTGGTGATTTTCGCAAGGTGCTCAGTGTCGGCGTCAACGTGACGCTCCATCCGTTTTACACCAAAACTTGTGCGCTGTTGGCAAAATATAAGATTCCCTCCATGGGTTGCACACCGGTCGGTGTAGAAGGCACGCGCACTTGGATTGAACGCATTGGCAAGGCGTTTAACATCCGGCCGAGTCTGATCGAAGAACTCGCCGAACGCGAATCCCAGGCCGTGGCAGAGGTCTTTGCCCGAACGCCGGTCCGGGGACGGATCATTGTCGCCGGTTATGAAGGGAGCGAACTCATGGTCGCGCGCTTGCTCATTGAAGCCGGTGCCGAAGTCCCCTATGTCTCGACCAACATCGGGCAAACGCCCTTCACGAAGGAAGATGAAGCCTGGCTGGAAGCGCGGGGGACGACCATTGTCTTTCGCAAAACGTTCGATCAAGACGTGATTGCCGTGGATGAACTCAAGCCTGACCTGGTGCTGGGCACCACGGCGCTGGCCGCCCATGCCAAGGAGCGCGGTATCCCAAGCATGTACTTCACCAACATTTTTGCTTCGCGGCCGCTGTTTTTGTCACAGGGTGCACAAACGATCACGGAATTGGTCAATCAGGCGATTGGGCGCCGGTCGGCCTATCAGCGTTTGACCGACTTCTTCGCGGATGTGCCCACAGACCCGGCAGCGGCGTTCAGCCCTGAAGCCATCCTTGTGGAGTAA
- a CDS encoding deoxyhypusine synthase family protein: protein MQTQQPITTFIKHHFRHFNAAALVEAAEAYCRHLEAGGKMLVTLAGAMSTAELGLSLAEMIRQDKVHAISCTGANLEEDVFNLVAHNFYERIPHYRDLTPQDEQALLERHLNRVTDTCIPEGEAMRRIESFILEEWMACDARGERLFPHEFFWRILDNPRLQANYQIDPKHSWLLAAKAKKLPMFVPGWEDSTLGNMYAGHCISGDVKHVHTVRTGIEYMIELANWYTETSAAASIGFFQIGGGIAGDFPICVVPMLHQDLRRENVPVWGYFCQISDSTTSYGSYSGAVPNEKITWGKLGVETPKFIVESDASIVAPLMFAYILGW, encoded by the coding sequence ATGCAGACACAGCAACCAATCACGACGTTCATCAAACATCATTTTCGGCACTTCAACGCCGCGGCACTGGTCGAGGCGGCCGAGGCCTACTGCCGTCACCTCGAGGCTGGCGGGAAAATGCTGGTGACGCTGGCGGGGGCGATGAGCACGGCGGAACTGGGATTGTCGTTGGCTGAAATGATTCGGCAGGACAAGGTTCACGCCATTTCGTGCACCGGCGCCAACCTGGAGGAAGATGTCTTCAATCTCGTCGCGCACAACTTCTACGAACGCATCCCGCACTACCGCGATCTGACGCCACAGGACGAACAAGCGCTGCTGGAGCGGCACCTCAATCGCGTGACCGACACCTGTATTCCCGAAGGCGAAGCCATGCGGCGAATCGAGTCATTCATACTTGAAGAGTGGATGGCCTGCGACGCGCGCGGCGAACGCCTGTTTCCGCATGAGTTTTTCTGGCGCATTCTCGACAACCCCAGACTGCAAGCCAACTATCAGATTGACCCCAAGCACAGTTGGCTGCTGGCGGCCAAGGCCAAGAAGCTACCGATGTTCGTGCCGGGCTGGGAAGACTCGACCCTGGGCAATATGTACGCCGGACACTGCATCAGCGGCGATGTCAAGCACGTCCATACAGTCCGGACGGGCATTGAGTACATGATTGAACTCGCCAACTGGTACACCGAAACCAGCGCGGCGGCTTCAATCGGCTTCTTCCAGATTGGCGGCGGCATCGCCGGTGACTTTCCTATTTGCGTCGTTCCGATGTTGCACCAGGACCTACGCCGCGAAAATGTGCCGGTCTGGGGCTATTTCTGCCAGATCAGCGACTCAACGACTTCGTATGGCTCCTACTCCGGGGCGGTTCCCAACGAGAAAATCACCTGGGGTAAGCTGGGGGTTGAAACACCGAAGTTTATCGTTGAGTCGGACGCTTCGATTGTCGCGCCATTGATGTTTGCCTACATCCTGGGCTGGTAA
- a CDS encoding Rne/Rng family ribonuclease, with protein sequence MNKEMIISVNAYEKRVAILEDGVVVEFYVERADESKAVVGNIYKGKVRKVLPGMQSAFVDIGLERDAFLYVGDFFEETEEDLDTAESVARPRPERSERAERPIEPPRRESGREPDGKRTGRERRPEPSVVERPVALDPTDTVTADAERESDTVTTALPTPYTASDVESDIESVGEERAEPVTESAIATPLLMSLLEQGGESKFERVSDDWEDAPASQDAPRVPEHQRLPEHQRETPADSHTSATDDSLEIERDALGEESEPAPARDRRRGRRKEVIGEEKKKPSRRRGKKTDEDVALLSATDEPSASPSAADAHFERVLDEDYGEEAGDFLKDALIQQKIIAQTRIDEIATKPEAPAPIPPVTDVDDTPAVEPLTLGYERIADDQPDDLASDEVVEAVPHPPAEAAVGTPVEDVDGLTETSDAEPVETESSATPKPEHKEPEHEENANQRSEPESADEVVAASTDDDPLPDTAQLQVRPPQAEFPPRRGRRSRRRGGRNANASGDEASDTDDRSDSPDDETPERVALESDVATEADTGGAVENVRDVVASEEPAIVVREISVNPESLALIETPTTPDPRPESRTPAPRDGRPAARHGREERRDEPRRDEPRKEERRDLDVPRRQPVITELLREGQEIIVQIAKEPIGLKGARITSYVSLPGRYLVYLPTISHIGVSRKISTEQERLRLKRTLTMLREREGITGGFIVRTACEGRSEQDLCDDMLYLARTWRDIRRRADQARSGTVLCRELDLVQRLLRDHMSSDFSVIRVDDAAEYANIVEFINRFQPKLVDRVRLYTRSRPIFEEYNIQPEIEAALKPRVWLRSGGFIVINQTEALVAIDVNTGKFVGKSNRLEDTITRTNLEAAAEIVRQIRLRDLGGIIVLDFIDMEDRRNRQKVMQVLEQAMKSDRSPSKITAFNDFGLVAITRKRVRQSLERILSEPCHYCGGSGMIKSTQTMCYEILSDAKHLAKEKAASGQVVSEVTLRVSPQVAEALRGTEQRVLREIEMNFGTPVTLHSDPNIHQERFDFAFI encoded by the coding sequence ATGAACAAAGAAATGATCATTAGCGTCAACGCCTATGAAAAGCGCGTTGCGATCCTGGAAGACGGCGTCGTTGTCGAGTTTTACGTCGAGCGCGCCGATGAATCAAAAGCCGTCGTTGGCAATATCTATAAGGGAAAAGTTCGCAAGGTTCTGCCGGGCATGCAGTCGGCTTTTGTGGATATTGGCCTGGAGCGAGACGCTTTTCTCTACGTTGGCGACTTCTTCGAGGAAACCGAGGAAGACCTGGATACGGCCGAAAGCGTGGCGCGGCCGCGACCTGAACGAAGTGAGCGCGCCGAGCGACCGATTGAACCGCCGCGACGCGAATCAGGGCGCGAGCCGGATGGAAAACGTACTGGACGGGAACGCCGCCCTGAGCCATCCGTCGTCGAGCGTCCGGTTGCGCTCGACCCCACCGATACGGTAACGGCTGACGCGGAGCGGGAATCTGACACGGTAACGACCGCACTGCCCACGCCATACACTGCCAGCGACGTTGAAAGCGACATTGAATCAGTCGGCGAAGAGCGCGCAGAACCTGTGACAGAATCGGCGATAGCAACACCGCTGCTGATGTCCCTCTTGGAACAGGGTGGGGAATCTAAGTTTGAGCGAGTTAGCGATGACTGGGAAGACGCCCCGGCCAGTCAAGACGCGCCGCGCGTTCCTGAACATCAGCGCCTTCCTGAACATCAGCGAGAAACCCCGGCGGATAGCCATACGTCCGCAACCGACGATAGTCTCGAAATCGAGCGCGATGCGTTAGGTGAAGAGTCCGAACCAGCACCGGCGCGCGACCGGCGCCGCGGACGACGGAAAGAAGTCATCGGTGAGGAAAAGAAAAAACCTTCGCGCCGCCGTGGCAAGAAAACGGACGAAGACGTTGCTTTGTTGTCCGCCACAGATGAGCCATCGGCGTCTCCGTCAGCGGCCGACGCCCACTTCGAGCGGGTGCTCGATGAAGATTATGGCGAAGAAGCGGGTGACTTTCTCAAGGATGCCCTCATCCAGCAAAAAATCATCGCCCAGACTCGCATTGACGAAATTGCCACGAAACCAGAGGCGCCAGCGCCCATTCCGCCTGTCACCGACGTGGATGACACCCCAGCGGTTGAACCCCTGACGCTTGGCTATGAGCGGATTGCGGATGACCAACCGGACGACCTGGCCTCTGATGAGGTGGTTGAAGCCGTGCCCCATCCTCCGGCGGAGGCAGCCGTGGGCACGCCCGTCGAAGATGTGGATGGGTTGACGGAAACCAGCGACGCCGAGCCGGTCGAGACTGAAAGCAGTGCAACGCCCAAGCCTGAACACAAAGAACCTGAACACGAAGAAAACGCCAACCAGAGGTCAGAACCTGAAAGCGCCGATGAAGTCGTGGCAGCATCCACGGACGACGACCCACTCCCCGATACCGCGCAACTTCAGGTTCGTCCACCGCAGGCCGAGTTTCCTCCGCGACGTGGTCGTCGCAGTCGCCGCCGGGGTGGACGCAACGCCAACGCATCTGGTGATGAAGCTTCCGACACAGATGACCGCAGTGACAGCCCCGACGATGAGACACCGGAAAGGGTGGCTCTGGAGTCGGATGTAGCGACGGAAGCCGACACGGGCGGCGCGGTCGAGAACGTCCGTGACGTGGTCGCCAGCGAGGAGCCGGCGATAGTCGTGCGTGAGATTTCGGTCAATCCAGAGTCACTCGCGCTCATCGAGACCCCAACGACGCCAGACCCACGCCCTGAATCCCGAACGCCAGCGCCGCGGGACGGACGCCCGGCCGCACGGCACGGGCGGGAAGAGCGCCGCGATGAACCACGCCGCGATGAACCACGCAAGGAGGAACGCCGTGATCTCGACGTACCCCGTCGGCAGCCGGTCATTACCGAGTTGCTCCGCGAGGGACAAGAAATCATCGTCCAGATTGCCAAAGAACCCATCGGACTCAAGGGCGCGCGCATCACTTCGTATGTGTCACTACCAGGGCGATACCTCGTCTATCTTCCGACCATCAGTCACATTGGCGTATCGCGCAAGATTTCAACCGAACAGGAACGGTTGCGGCTCAAGCGGACACTCACCATGCTCCGGGAGCGCGAAGGGATTACGGGCGGGTTCATCGTCCGCACTGCTTGCGAAGGACGTTCGGAGCAAGACCTGTGCGACGACATGCTCTATCTGGCGCGAACCTGGCGTGACATCCGCCGTCGCGCCGATCAGGCTCGTTCGGGAACGGTTCTTTGTCGTGAGCTTGACTTGGTGCAGCGCCTGCTGCGCGACCACATGTCGAGTGACTTTTCAGTCATTCGCGTGGACGATGCAGCCGAATACGCCAACATCGTGGAGTTTATCAACCGCTTCCAGCCCAAGCTCGTTGATCGGGTTCGGCTCTACACACGGAGTCGTCCGATTTTCGAGGAATACAACATCCAGCCTGAAATCGAGGCGGCACTCAAGCCACGGGTCTGGCTGCGGTCAGGCGGCTTTATCGTGATCAACCAGACGGAAGCGCTGGTGGCAATTGATGTCAACACGGGCAAGTTTGTCGGCAAATCCAACCGGTTGGAAGACACGATCACCCGCACCAACCTCGAAGCCGCGGCGGAGATTGTCCGGCAAATCCGGTTACGGGACCTGGGCGGCATCATCGTCCTGGACTTCATTGACATGGAAGACCGCCGCAATCGCCAAAAGGTGATGCAGGTTCTCGAACAAGCCATGAAATCTGACCGGTCGCCCTCGAAGATTACGGCCTTCAATGACTTTGGACTGGTGGCCATCACGCGCAAACGGGTTCGCCAGAGCCTCGAACGCATTCTCAGTGAACCCTGCCACTACTGTGGCGGCAGCGGTATGATCAAGTCCACGCAAACCATGTGCTATGAAATTCTGTCGGATGCCAAGCACCTGGCCAAAGAGAAAGCGGCATCCGGGCAAGTGGTCAGCGAGGTGACATTGCGGGTAAGCCCACAGGTGGCGGAAGCCCTACGTGGGACGGAGCAGCGCGTGTTACGGGAAATCGAGATGAATTTCGGAACTCCCGTCACCCTGCATAGCGATCCCAACATTCACCAGGAGCGTTTTGATTTCGCGTTTATCTAG